The proteins below come from a single Thalassotalea ponticola genomic window:
- the rpoC gene encoding DNA-directed RNA polymerase subunit beta' has protein sequence MKDLLKFLKQQNQTEEFDGIRIGLASPDMIRSWSYGEVKKPETINYRTFKPERDGLFCARIFGPVKDYECLCGKYKRLKHRGVICEKCGVEVTLTKVRRDRMGHIELASPVAHIWFLKSLPSRIGLLLDMTLRDIERVLYFESYVVTEAGMTTLETGQILTEEEYLDALEEHGDEFDAKMGAEAILALLKEIDLLGEIEQMREELPEIGSETKRKKITKRLKLMEAFAQSGNKPEWMIMSVLPILPPDLRPLVPLDGGRFATSDLNDLYRRVINRNNRLKRLLDLVAPDIIVRNEKRMLQESVDALLDNGRRGRAITGSNKRPLKSLADMIKGKQGRFRQNLLGKRVDYSGRSVITVGPTLRLHQCGLPKKMALELFKPFIYGKLETRGLATTIKAAKKLVEREVAEVWDVLDEVIREHPVMLNRAPTLHRLGIQAFEPVLIEGKAIQLHPLVCAAYNADFDGDQMAVHVPLTIEAQLEARALMMSTNNVLSPANGDPIIVPSQDVVLGLYYLTRDRVNGKGEGMVFGSPEEAEKAYRTEVAGLHSRVKVRITQLVKGEEQTSLIDTTVGRAILWMVCPKGLPFEIINRTLGKKQISNLINHAYRNLGLKDTVIFADHIMYTGFHYAMIAGASVGIDDMVIPDEKYTIIEAAEKEVEEIQSQFDSGLVTAGEKYNKVIDIWSSANEKVSKAMMDNLSKDYVENRDGEMEAQDSFNSIYMMADSGARGSAAQIRQLAGMRGLMAKPDGSIIETPITANFREGLNVLQYFISTHGARKGLADTALKTANSGYLTRRLVDVAQDLVVTENDCGTEEGLLMTPLIEGGDVVEPLRERVLGRVVAQDVFVPGTEDVLFARNTLLDEAKCDTLEENSVDQVWVRSIITCDTDYGICAQCYGRDLARGHLINEGEAIGVVAAQSIGEPGTQLTMRTFHIGGAASRASAENSVQVKNNGTIKLQNAKFVSNSDGKLVITSRSSELTVIDELGREKERYKVPYGAILGKGDGESIEAGETVANWDPHTHPIITEVAGKIKFVDLVEGVTMTRQTDELTGLSSIVITDVGQRPSAGKEMRPMVKLVDGKGNDVMIAGTDIPAQYFLPGNAIVNLEDGSAVNIGDALARIPQESSKTRDITGGLPRVADLFEARKPKEPAILAEKTGIIGFGKETKGKRRLQITQTNGDVYEEMIPKWRQLNVFEGEAVQKGEVIADGPESPHDILRLRGISDVANYIVNEVQDVYRLQGVKINDKHIEVIVRQMIRKCEIMDGGDSDFLPGEQVEVARVKIANRELEAEGKKPAEFQTMLMGITKASLATESFISAASFQETTRVLTEAAVAGKKDDLRGLKENVIVGRLIPAGTGYAYHKNRAAKAAQVPVEATVSAEDAEQALTDALNAEMLGGSDTDALTDNE, from the coding sequence GTGAAAGATTTACTTAAGTTTCTTAAGCAACAAAATCAAACTGAAGAATTCGATGGTATCCGCATCGGTTTAGCTTCACCAGATATGATCCGTTCATGGTCATACGGTGAAGTTAAAAAGCCTGAAACTATCAACTACCGTACGTTCAAACCAGAACGCGACGGCCTTTTCTGTGCACGTATTTTCGGCCCAGTAAAAGATTATGAGTGTTTATGTGGAAAGTATAAGCGCTTAAAGCACCGCGGTGTTATTTGTGAAAAATGTGGCGTTGAAGTGACGCTTACTAAAGTTCGTCGTGACCGTATGGGTCACATTGAACTGGCTAGCCCAGTAGCCCACATTTGGTTCTTAAAATCATTGCCGTCTCGCATTGGTTTATTGCTTGATATGACATTGCGCGATATCGAGCGCGTGTTGTATTTTGAATCGTATGTTGTAACCGAAGCGGGTATGACAACGCTAGAAACAGGTCAAATTCTAACTGAAGAAGAGTATCTAGATGCGTTAGAAGAGCACGGTGATGAGTTCGATGCGAAAATGGGTGCAGAAGCCATTTTAGCCTTGTTAAAAGAAATTGACTTACTCGGTGAAATTGAGCAGATGCGTGAAGAACTACCTGAAATTGGTAGCGAAACCAAGCGCAAGAAGATCACTAAGCGTCTTAAGCTTATGGAAGCCTTCGCTCAATCAGGTAATAAGCCTGAGTGGATGATCATGTCGGTTCTACCGATCCTTCCACCAGACCTACGTCCACTAGTTCCACTAGATGGCGGTCGTTTTGCGACGTCTGATTTGAACGACTTATACCGTCGTGTAATCAACCGTAACAACCGTTTGAAGCGTCTATTAGACTTAGTTGCACCAGACATTATCGTACGCAACGAAAAGCGTATGCTACAAGAGTCTGTTGATGCACTATTAGATAACGGTCGTCGCGGTCGCGCCATCACTGGCTCGAATAAGCGTCCGTTGAAATCACTTGCTGATATGATCAAAGGTAAGCAAGGTCGTTTCCGTCAAAACCTTCTTGGTAAGCGTGTTGACTACTCAGGCCGTTCTGTAATTACCGTTGGTCCTACACTTCGTCTACACCAGTGTGGTTTACCGAAGAAGATGGCGTTAGAACTATTCAAGCCATTTATCTACGGCAAGCTTGAAACTCGCGGTTTAGCAACCACAATCAAAGCGGCGAAGAAATTAGTAGAGCGCGAAGTGGCAGAGGTTTGGGATGTTCTTGACGAAGTTATCCGTGAACATCCGGTAATGCTTAACCGTGCACCGACACTTCACAGATTGGGTATCCAAGCGTTTGAACCGGTACTGATTGAAGGTAAAGCGATTCAGTTACACCCACTAGTGTGTGCGGCGTACAACGCTGACTTCGATGGTGACCAAATGGCTGTTCACGTGCCGTTGACGATTGAAGCTCAATTAGAAGCACGTGCCCTAATGATGTCAACCAACAACGTTCTATCTCCTGCGAACGGTGATCCAATCATCGTACCTTCACAGGACGTTGTACTAGGTTTGTACTACCTTACCCGTGACCGCGTAAACGGCAAAGGCGAAGGTATGGTTTTTGGCTCACCTGAAGAAGCGGAAAAGGCGTATCGCACAGAAGTAGCGGGTCTTCACTCGCGCGTTAAAGTGCGCATTACCCAGCTTGTAAAAGGCGAAGAGCAAACCTCGTTAATCGACACTACAGTTGGTCGTGCGATCTTGTGGATGGTATGTCCTAAAGGTCTACCGTTTGAGATCATCAACCGCACATTAGGTAAGAAGCAAATCTCTAACCTAATTAACCATGCGTACCGTAACCTTGGTCTTAAAGATACCGTTATCTTTGCCGACCACATTATGTACACAGGTTTCCACTATGCGATGATCGCGGGTGCGTCAGTTGGTATCGACGATATGGTAATTCCAGATGAGAAATACACCATCATCGAAGCCGCTGAGAAAGAAGTTGAAGAAATCCAATCTCAGTTTGACTCAGGTCTTGTAACTGCGGGTGAGAAATACAACAAAGTTATCGATATTTGGTCATCAGCCAACGAAAAAGTTTCGAAAGCGATGATGGACAACTTATCGAAAGATTACGTTGAAAATCGCGATGGCGAAATGGAAGCACAAGACTCGTTTAACTCGATCTACATGATGGCTGACTCGGGTGCTCGTGGTAGTGCGGCTCAGATTCGTCAGCTAGCGGGTATGCGTGGTCTAATGGCAAAACCAGATGGTTCAATCATCGAAACACCAATTACCGCGAACTTCCGTGAAGGTCTGAACGTACTACAGTACTTCATCTCAACTCACGGTGCGCGTAAAGGTTTGGCCGATACCGCACTTAAAACAGCGAACTCGGGTTACTTGACTCGTCGTCTCGTTGACGTGGCACAAGATTTGGTTGTTACTGAAAACGACTGTGGCACTGAAGAAGGTCTATTGATGACACCTCTTATCGAAGGTGGTGACGTTGTAGAACCATTGCGCGAGCGCGTACTAGGTCGTGTTGTTGCGCAAGATGTCTTCGTACCGGGTACGGAAGATGTGTTGTTTGCTCGTAACACGTTATTAGACGAAGCGAAGTGTGACACCTTAGAAGAAAACTCAGTTGACCAAGTTTGGGTTCGCTCAATCATCACCTGTGATACTGACTACGGTATTTGTGCACAGTGTTACGGTCGTGACTTAGCACGTGGTCACCTAATCAATGAAGGTGAAGCAATCGGTGTTGTAGCGGCTCAGTCAATCGGTGAGCCGGGTACACAGCTTACCATGCGTACGTTCCACATCGGTGGTGCGGCATCACGAGCGTCAGCAGAAAACAGTGTTCAGGTTAAGAACAACGGTACCATCAAGTTACAAAATGCGAAGTTCGTAAGTAACTCTGACGGCAAGCTAGTTATTACCTCGCGTTCATCTGAACTAACGGTTATTGACGAGTTAGGTCGTGAGAAAGAGCGTTATAAAGTCCCTTACGGTGCGATTTTAGGTAAAGGTGACGGCGAAAGTATTGAAGCGGGTGAAACCGTTGCAAACTGGGATCCGCATACTCACCCAATCATCACTGAGGTTGCTGGTAAGATCAAGTTTGTTGACTTAGTTGAAGGCGTTACCATGACTCGTCAAACAGATGAGTTAACGGGTCTATCAAGCATCGTTATCACCGATGTCGGTCAGCGTCCATCAGCGGGTAAAGAAATGCGCCCAATGGTTAAACTTGTCGATGGCAAAGGCAATGACGTAATGATCGCTGGTACAGATATTCCGGCACAGTACTTCTTACCGGGTAACGCGATTGTTAACCTAGAAGATGGCTCTGCGGTAAATATCGGTGATGCGTTAGCGCGTATTCCTCAAGAGTCGTCAAAAACTCGTGATATTACCGGTGGTCTACCACGTGTAGCTGACTTGTTCGAAGCGCGTAAGCCGAAAGAGCCGGCAATTCTTGCTGAGAAAACCGGTATTATCGGTTTTGGTAAGGAAACCAAAGGTAAACGTCGCTTACAAATCACCCAAACAAACGGTGATGTATACGAAGAGATGATTCCTAAGTGGCGTCAACTTAACGTATTCGAAGGTGAAGCTGTACAAAAAGGTGAAGTTATCGCTGACGGTCCTGAGTCGCCACACGATATCCTGCGTTTGCGCGGTATTTCTGATGTTGCCAATTACATCGTGAACGAAGTTCAAGACGTATATCGCTTACAAGGTGTTAAGATCAACGATAAGCACATCGAAGTTATCGTTCGTCAAATGATCCGCAAATGTGAGATTATGGATGGTGGTGACAGTGATTTCCTACCTGGTGAACAAGTAGAAGTTGCGCGTGTTAAAATCGCCAACCGCGAACTTGAAGCCGAAGGTAAGAAACCTGCTGAGTTCCAAACCATGCTAATGGGTATCACTAAAGCGTCACTAGCGACAGAATCGTTTATCTCAGCGGCATCGTTCCAAGAGACAACGCGCGTGCTTACCGAAGCAGCTGTTGCTGGTAAGAAAGATGACTTACGCGGTTTGAAAGAAAACGTTATTGTTGGTCGTTTGATTCCAGCTGGTACCGGTTATGCGTACCACAAGAACCGCGCAGCTAAGGCAGCTCAAGTGCCTGTAGAAGCAACGGTTTCAGCAGAAGATGCAGAACAAGCACTAACTGACGCATTAAATGCGGAAATGTTAGGCGGTTCTGATACCGACGCGTTAACGGATAACGAATAA
- the rpoB gene encoding DNA-directed RNA polymerase subunit beta codes for MVYSYSEKKRIRKDFGKSAQVMDYPFLLSIQLESFRKFIDIDEMGTVGLEAAFRSVFPIKSYSGNSELQYVSYRLGEPLFDVKECQIRGVTYSAALRVTLRLVIYDKEAAPGTIKDIKEQEVYMGEIPLMTENGTFVINGTERVIVSQLHRSPGVFFDHDKGKTHSSGKVLYNARVIPYRGSWLDFEFDPKDNLFVRIDRRRKLPASIILRALEYSTEEILAMFYSTTRFDIKKSKMVMELVPERLRGETATFDIKMPNGDVLVEQGRRITARHIRALEKENVNTLDVPADYIVGRVLAKDYVNKSTGELVAAANTELTLELVAELVEAGYKSLETLYMNEFDCGSYMSDTLRIDSSTNRLEALVEIYRMMRPGEPPTKEAAEALFDNLFFSEERYDLSNVGRMKFNRRVGRDESTGEGVLSNDDIIDVMKTLITIRDGKGEVDDIDHLGNRRIRSVGEMAENQFRVGLVRVERAVRERLSLGDLDAVMPQDLINAKPISAAVKEFFGSSQLSQFMDQNNPLSEVTHKRRISALGPGGLTRERAGFEVRDVHPTHYGRVCPIETPEGPNIGLINSLSCYARTNDYGFLETPYRKVVDGVVTDDIDYLSAIEEGNFVVAQANAEVDADNKLVDGLVPCRHKNEFTLMQSDQVQYMDVSPQQIISVAASLIPFLEHDDANRALMGANMQRQAVPTLKADKPLVGTGMEKTIAVDSGVTAVAKRGGVVDYVDASRIVVRVNESEMVPGEAGIDIYNLTKYTRSNQNTCINQRPTCKVGEPVERGDVLADGPSTDLGELALGQNMRIAFMPWNGYNFEDSMLISERVTKEDRFTTIHIQELSCIARDTKLGAEEITSDIPNVGESALSKLDESGVVYIGAEVKGGDILVGKVTPKGETQLTPEEKLLRAIFGEKAADVKDSSLRVPNSVSGTIIDVQIFTRDGVEKDKRALEIEEMQLSEVKKDLGDEFSILEDGIYARAKKLLMAAGMNESDLNGMSRDQWLTQSLADEAQQTELEQIAEQYDAIKADFDKKFETKRRKITQGDDLAPGVLKIVKVYLAVKRQLQPGDKMAGRHGNKGVISNVVPVEDMPYDENGEPVDIVLNPLGVPSRMNIGQILETHLGMAARGIGEKIDRMIKEQQELAKLRSFLKDVYAVGESRQDVDIDSFSDDEVMRLANNLRAGLPIATPAFDGAAEKEIKELFRLADMPESGQFTLYDGRTGRAFERPVTVGYMYMLKLNHLVDDKMHARSTGSYSLVTQQPLGGKAQFGGQRFGEMEVWALEAYGAAYTLQEMLTVKSDDVNGRTKMYKNLVDGDHRMEPGMPESFNVLLKEIRSLGINIELDEE; via the coding sequence ATGGTTTACTCTTATTCTGAGAAGAAGCGTATTCGAAAGGATTTTGGTAAGAGCGCTCAGGTAATGGATTATCCATTCCTGTTGTCTATCCAACTCGAATCTTTCCGCAAGTTTATTGATATCGATGAAATGGGTACAGTTGGTTTAGAAGCTGCATTCCGTAGTGTATTTCCAATTAAAAGTTATTCTGGTAATTCAGAATTACAATACGTAAGTTACCGCTTAGGTGAGCCTCTATTTGATGTGAAAGAATGTCAAATCCGTGGCGTTACCTACTCAGCGGCTTTACGCGTTACTTTGCGTTTAGTTATTTACGATAAAGAAGCTGCGCCAGGTACCATTAAAGATATTAAAGAACAAGAAGTTTACATGGGCGAAATCCCATTGATGACAGAGAACGGTACGTTCGTTATCAATGGTACGGAACGTGTAATCGTATCTCAGTTACACCGTTCACCTGGTGTATTCTTTGATCACGACAAAGGCAAAACTCACTCATCGGGTAAAGTGCTTTACAACGCACGCGTAATTCCTTACCGCGGTTCGTGGTTAGATTTTGAGTTTGATCCGAAAGACAATCTATTTGTTCGTATTGACCGTCGTCGTAAGCTACCTGCATCGATCATCTTACGTGCGCTTGAGTACAGCACAGAAGAAATTCTGGCGATGTTCTACAGCACCACGCGTTTCGATATTAAGAAAAGCAAGATGGTTATGGAATTGGTTCCAGAACGTCTTCGCGGTGAAACAGCAACGTTCGATATTAAAATGCCAAACGGTGATGTGCTCGTTGAACAAGGCCGTCGTATTACTGCTCGTCATATCCGTGCATTAGAAAAAGAAAACGTTAATACTTTAGACGTACCAGCAGACTACATTGTTGGTCGCGTATTGGCCAAAGACTACGTCAACAAGAGCACAGGCGAGCTAGTTGCCGCAGCGAACACAGAACTAACCCTAGAGTTAGTTGCTGAGTTAGTTGAGGCTGGCTATAAGTCGCTTGAAACCTTGTACATGAACGAATTCGACTGTGGCTCGTACATGTCGGATACATTGCGTATCGATAGTTCGACTAACCGCTTAGAGGCGCTAGTTGAAATTTACCGTATGATGCGCCCAGGTGAGCCGCCAACGAAAGAAGCAGCGGAAGCGCTTTTTGACAACTTATTCTTCTCAGAAGAGCGCTATGACCTGTCAAATGTTGGTCGTATGAAGTTTAACCGTCGCGTTGGCCGTGATGAGTCAACTGGCGAAGGCGTATTATCGAACGACGATATCATTGACGTGATGAAAACCTTGATCACGATTCGCGATGGTAAAGGTGAAGTTGACGATATCGACCACTTAGGTAACCGTCGTATTCGTTCGGTTGGTGAAATGGCCGAGAACCAGTTCCGCGTAGGTCTTGTACGTGTAGAACGTGCGGTTCGTGAGCGTTTATCTCTTGGTGATCTTGATGCAGTAATGCCACAAGATTTAATTAACGCTAAGCCTATCTCTGCCGCTGTTAAAGAATTCTTTGGTTCATCGCAATTGTCACAATTTATGGACCAAAACAACCCGCTGTCTGAAGTAACGCACAAGCGTCGTATTTCAGCGTTAGGCCCAGGTGGTCTAACTCGTGAACGCGCAGGCTTTGAGGTTCGAGACGTACATCCAACTCACTACGGTCGTGTGTGTCCAATCGAAACGCCGGAAGGTCCAAACATCGGTTTGATTAACTCGTTATCTTGTTACGCTCGTACCAATGATTACGGTTTCCTTGAAACGCCTTATCGCAAAGTTGTCGATGGTGTGGTAACTGATGATATCGATTATTTATCAGCGATTGAAGAAGGTAACTTCGTAGTTGCACAGGCAAACGCTGAAGTTGATGCCGATAACAAACTTGTTGACGGCCTAGTGCCATGTCGTCACAAGAACGAATTCACCTTAATGCAATCTGATCAAGTTCAGTATATGGATGTATCACCACAGCAAATTATTTCTGTGGCTGCGTCACTTATTCCATTCCTTGAACACGATGATGCGAACCGTGCATTGATGGGTGCGAACATGCAACGTCAAGCGGTACCTACATTGAAGGCTGATAAGCCACTTGTTGGTACAGGTATGGAAAAAACCATCGCAGTAGACTCTGGTGTTACAGCCGTAGCTAAGCGTGGCGGTGTAGTGGATTACGTAGATGCTTCGCGCATCGTAGTTCGCGTAAACGAAAGTGAGATGGTTCCAGGTGAAGCAGGTATTGATATCTACAACCTAACCAAGTACACGCGTTCAAACCAAAATACGTGTATCAACCAGCGTCCAACTTGTAAAGTTGGTGAGCCGGTAGAACGCGGTGACGTATTAGCTGATGGTCCTTCAACAGACCTTGGTGAACTTGCTCTTGGTCAAAACATGCGTATCGCATTCATGCCTTGGAACGGTTACAACTTCGAGGATTCGATGTTGATCTCTGAGCGTGTAACCAAGGAAGATCGCTTTACCACAATTCACATTCAAGAGCTTAGCTGTATCGCACGTGATACCAAACTCGGTGCAGAAGAAATTACCTCTGATATACCGAACGTAGGTGAATCAGCACTTAGCAAACTTGATGAGTCTGGTGTTGTTTACATCGGTGCTGAAGTTAAGGGTGGCGACATCCTAGTTGGTAAAGTAACACCGAAAGGCGAAACTCAACTAACACCTGAAGAGAAGCTTTTACGTGCAATCTTTGGTGAAAAAGCTGCCGACGTAAAAGACAGTTCGTTACGCGTACCTAACTCAGTGTCAGGTACCATCATCGACGTACAAATTTTCACTCGCGACGGTGTTGAAAAAGACAAGCGCGCACTTGAAATTGAAGAGATGCAACTGAGCGAAGTCAAGAAAGACTTAGGCGATGAATTTAGCATTCTAGAAGACGGTATCTACGCTCGTGCCAAGAAGCTGTTAATGGCTGCAGGCATGAACGAGAGCGACCTTAACGGTATGTCTCGTGATCAGTGGTTGACGCAAAGTTTAGCTGACGAAGCACAGCAAACTGAACTTGAGCAAATCGCAGAGCAATACGATGCGATTAAAGCCGACTTCGATAAGAAGTTTGAAACCAAGCGTCGTAAGATCACTCAAGGTGATGATTTAGCGCCGGGCGTGCTTAAGATCGTTAAGGTTTACTTAGCCGTTAAGCGTCAATTACAACCTGGTGACAAGATGGCTGGTCGTCACGGTAACAAGGGTGTAATCTCGAATGTTGTTCCGGTTGAAGACATGCCTTACGACGAAAACGGTGAGCCGGTAGATATCGTGCTTAACCCACTGGGTGTACCGTCGCGTATGAACATCGGTCAAATCTTGGAAACTCACTTAGGTATGGCGGCACGCGGTATCGGTGAGAAGATCGATCGCATGATTAAAGAACAGCAAGAGCTGGCCAAACTTCGCAGTTTCTTGAAAGATGTCTACGCGGTTGGCGAATCTCGCCAAGATGTTGATATTGACAGTTTCTCAGACGATGAAGTTATGCGTCTTGCGAATAACTTAAGAGCCGGTTTACCAATTGCAACACCAGCATTTGACGGTGCGGCAGAAAAAGAAATTAAAGAGCTATTCCGCCTAGCGGATATGCCAGAAAGCGGACAATTCACGCTTTATGATGGTCGTACTGGTCGCGCGTTTGAGCGTCCTGTGACTGTTGGTTACATGTACATGTTGAAACTTAACCACTTGGTTGATGACAAGATGCACGCTCGTTCAACTGGTTCTTACTCACTTGTTACTCAGCAACCACTTGGTGGTAAAGCTCAGTTCGGTGGTCAGCGTTTCGGTGAGATGGAGGTGTGGGCATTAGAAGCATACGGTGCCGCATATACTCTACAAGAAATGCTAACAGTTAAGTCAGATGATGTTAACGGCCGTACGAAGATGTACAAAAACCTTGTTGATGGCGACCATCGCATGGAACCTGGCATGCCAGAATCATTCAACGTATTGTTGAAAGAGATTCGCTCTCTAGGTATCAACATTGAGTTGGACGAAGAGTAG
- the rplL gene encoding 50S ribosomal protein L7/L12: MSISKDDILNAVAEMSVMEVVELIEAMEEKFGVSAAAAVAVAADAGAAAAEQTEFDVVLESFGGNKVAVIKAVRGATGLGLKEAKEVVESAPKALKEGVSKEEAEALKAELEEAGATVAIK; encoded by the coding sequence ATGTCTATCTCTAAAGACGATATCTTAAATGCTGTTGCTGAAATGTCAGTAATGGAAGTTGTTGAACTTATCGAAGCAATGGAAGAGAAGTTCGGCGTTTCTGCTGCTGCTGCTGTTGCAGTTGCTGCTGACGCAGGTGCTGCTGCTGCAGAACAAACTGAGTTCGACGTAGTTCTAGAAAGCTTCGGTGGCAACAAAGTTGCTGTTATCAAAGCAGTACGTGGTGCTACTGGTCTTGGTCTTAAAGAAGCTAAAGAAGTTGTTGAATCAGCTCCTAAAGCTCTTAAAGAAGGCGTTTCTAAAGAAGAAGCTGAAGCTCTTAAAGCTGAACTTGAAGAAGCAGGCGCAACTGTTGCTATCAAGTAA
- the rplJ gene encoding 50S ribosomal protein L10, which translates to MAINLDDKKAIVAEVQEAASGALSAVVADSRGVTVEAITALRKQARENGVWMKVVRNTLARRAVEGTPFECLKESFVGPSLIAFSSEHPGAAARIFNDFAKENAIFELKTAAYEGEVVDVQVLAKLPTYDEAIARLMSAMKEASAGKLVRTIAAIRDQKEQEAA; encoded by the coding sequence ATGGCTATTAATCTTGATGATAAAAAAGCAATTGTTGCTGAAGTTCAAGAAGCTGCCTCTGGCGCTCTTTCAGCTGTTGTTGCCGACTCGCGCGGTGTAACAGTTGAAGCGATTACTGCATTGCGTAAGCAAGCTCGTGAAAACGGTGTATGGATGAAAGTCGTTCGTAACACGTTAGCACGTCGCGCAGTTGAAGGTACTCCATTCGAATGTTTGAAAGAATCATTCGTAGGTCCTTCATTAATCGCATTCTCAAGCGAGCACCCAGGTGCTGCAGCGCGTATCTTCAATGATTTCGCTAAAGAAAACGCAATCTTTGAACTGAAAACTGCTGCATACGAAGGTGAAGTTGTTGACGTACAAGTACTAGCTAAGCTACCTACTTACGACGAAGCAATTGCACGCTTGATGAGCGCAATGAAAGAAGCATCTGCTGGCAAACTTGTACGCACTATTGCTGCAATTCGCGATCAGAAAGAGCAAGAAGCAGCTTAA
- the rplA gene encoding 50S ribosomal protein L1 — protein MAKLSKRARLIREKVDVLKEYEINEAIALLKELATANFKESVDVAVKLGIDARKSDQNVRGATVLPHGTGRDVRVAVFTQGANVELAKEAGADIIGMEDLAEQVKAGEMNFDVVIATPDAMRVVGQLGQVLGPRGLMPNPKVGTVTPDVATAVKNAKAGQIRYRNDKNGIIHSTIGKVDFDANQIEENLVALLAALKKAKPAQAKGAYFKKVSLSTTMGAGVTIAQNSLSDI, from the coding sequence ATGGCTAAATTATCAAAACGCGCTCGTCTAATCCGTGAAAAAGTAGACGTATTGAAAGAATACGAAATCAATGAAGCAATCGCTTTATTGAAAGAGTTAGCTACAGCTAACTTCAAAGAGTCTGTAGATGTTGCTGTTAAGCTAGGCATCGACGCTCGTAAATCTGACCAAAACGTTCGTGGTGCAACTGTACTACCTCACGGTACTGGCCGTGACGTTCGTGTTGCTGTGTTCACACAGGGCGCAAACGTAGAACTAGCTAAAGAAGCTGGTGCAGACATCATTGGTATGGAAGATCTAGCTGAGCAAGTAAAAGCTGGCGAAATGAACTTCGACGTTGTTATCGCAACTCCAGATGCGATGCGTGTTGTAGGTCAACTAGGTCAAGTATTAGGTCCACGTGGTCTAATGCCAAACCCTAAAGTTGGTACTGTAACTCCAGACGTAGCTACTGCTGTTAAGAACGCAAAAGCTGGTCAGATCCGTTACCGCAACGACAAGAATGGTATCATCCATTCTACTATCGGTAAGGTAGATTTCGACGCTAACCAAATTGAAGAAAACCTAGTTGCATTGCTAGCTGCGCTTAAGAAAGCTAAGCCTGCACAAGCAAAAGGCGCTTACTTCAAGAAGGTATCTCTTTCAACGACTATGGGCGCTGGTGTAACTATCGCTCAAAACTCTTTGTCAGACATCTAA
- the rplK gene encoding 50S ribosomal protein L11 — MAKKVQALIKLQVAAGAANPSPPVGPALGQHGVNIMEFCKAFNARTDSLDKGAPVPVVITVYNDRSFTFETKTPPASYLLKKAAGIKSGSGRPNTEKVGTVTTAQLEEIVKMKEPDLTAGSMEAAVRTIAGSARAMGLVVED, encoded by the coding sequence ATGGCTAAGAAAGTCCAAGCTTTAATCAAGCTACAGGTTGCTGCTGGTGCAGCTAACCCGTCACCACCAGTTGGTCCTGCTCTAGGTCAACATGGTGTAAACATCATGGAATTCTGTAAAGCGTTTAACGCACGTACAGATTCTTTAGATAAAGGCGCTCCAGTTCCAGTTGTAATCACAGTTTACAACGATCGCTCTTTCACTTTTGAAACTAAGACTCCACCTGCTTCTTACTTACTTAAGAAAGCTGCTGGTATCAAGAGCGGTTCAGGTCGTCCTAACACTGAAAAAGTTGGTACTGTTACAACAGCTCAACTTGAAGAAATCGTTAAGATGAAAGAGCCAGACTTAACTGCTGGTTCAATGGAAGCGGCTGTGCGTACTATTGCAGGTTCAGCTCGTGCAATGGGTTTGGTAGTAGAGGACTAA